The following proteins are co-located in the Gemmatimonadales bacterium genome:
- a CDS encoding UvrB/UvrC motif-containing protein — translation MTCDQCHEREAAVHLTQAVGGEMTTVHLCERCAAEKGIESAGSVEQNPFAKLVAASMGKGQPDKLAGLSGADRMACSRCGATLQDFRETGRLGCADCYRSFEAPLRDLLRRLHGSTVHMGERYAERGAPAEPGRHEAELREQLRLAIETENFELAAELRDRLRVAE, via the coding sequence ATGACCTGCGACCAGTGCCACGAGCGCGAGGCCGCCGTCCATCTCACCCAAGCGGTAGGCGGCGAAATGACCACAGTCCACCTGTGCGAGCGCTGCGCGGCGGAGAAGGGCATCGAGAGCGCGGGGTCGGTGGAGCAGAACCCCTTTGCGAAGCTCGTGGCCGCGAGCATGGGAAAGGGCCAGCCCGACAAGCTCGCCGGTCTGAGCGGCGCCGACCGCATGGCGTGCAGCCGCTGCGGCGCCACGTTGCAGGATTTCCGCGAGACGGGCCGGTTGGGCTGCGCCGACTGTTACCGGAGCTTCGAGGCTCCGCTGCGCGACCTGCTTCGCCGGCTGCACGGCTCGACGGTGCACATGGGCGAGCGGTACGCGGAACGCGGTGCGCCGGCGGAGCCGGGGCGGCACGAGGCCGAGCTGAGGGAACAGCTCCGCCTTGCAATCGAAACCGAGAACTTCGAGCTGGCAGCCGAGCTTCGCGACCGGCTGCGGGTGGCCGAGTGA